From the genome of Leptodactylus fuscus isolate aLepFus1 chromosome 1, aLepFus1.hap2, whole genome shotgun sequence, one region includes:
- the ANKRD34B gene encoding ankyrin repeat domain-containing protein 34B translates to MDEGVDVTTEGNSLIKAVYQSRLRLTRLLLEGGAYINESNDRGETPLMIACKTKHVDHQSVSKVKMIKYLLENNADPNIQDKFGKTALMHACLENAGSEVVSMLLESGADPSLQDHTGFSALVYAVNSEDKETLKILLNACKAKGKEVIIITTDKSPSGRQTTRQYLNVPPSPGIDHNSPTPCTSPSEIELKTSPTPISNAFEAENELFNFKEPNASVDLKGSSEPGSPTKKPHMMHIGAKLPLLQRLHSEPWLKIPPSLLHQHKVSSLQEELQDITPEEELSLKMNGLVYSKRYFTRHQSIDVKDTAHLLKTFDSSGPRKLSYDEIHSQTLYPDGTPSKSEIPVDQDPDSGHTMSVSSLKSIVQRRNLGANHYSSDSQLTRNHGLATTEDSKSLLEKKKMFSPPSLLSGSRESLENVSVTALSRRNHALLERRGSGALLLDHISQTRPGFLPPLNVNPHPPIPDISCHSKVSNVIFPASCAKPLVPSAPLFPKESKSKKMLLRRHSMHTEQIKQLVNFEEILG, encoded by the coding sequence ATGGATGAAGGAGTTGATGTTACAACTGAAGGTAACTCTCTTATTAAGGCAGTGTACCAAAGTAGGCTGCGTCTCACGCGACTTCTTTTGGAAGGTGGCGCATACATCAATGAGAGCAATGATCGTGGAGAAACGCCACTTATGATTGCGTGTAAAACCAAACATGTCGACCACCAAAGTGTTAGCAAAGTGAAAATGATTAAATATCTTCTGGAAAACAATGCCGATCCTAATATTCAAGATAAATTTGGGAAAACAGCTTTAATGCACGCTTGCTTGGAGAATGCTGGATCAGAGGTGGTATCTATGCTTTTAGAGAGTGGAGCTGATCCCAGTCTACAGGACCACACTGGTTTCTCTGCCCTTGTTTATGCCGTCAACTCAGAAGATAAGGAGACTCTAAAGATTCTATTAAATGCTTGCAAGGCCAAAGGGAAAGAAGTTATAATCATTACTACTGATAAGTCTCCATCAGGCAGGCAGACGACAAGGCAATATCTAAATGTCCCACCTTCTCCAGGCATTGATCATAATTCTCCTACTCCATGTACATCACCTTCTGAAATTGAGCTAAAGACTTCCCCAACACCAATATCAAATGCTTTTGAAGCAGAAAATGAATTGTTTAACTTTAAAGAACCCAATGCATCTGTAGATTTAAAAGGTTCCTCCGAGCCTGGCTCTCCAACGAAAAAACCTCATATGATGCATATCGGAGCGAAGTTGCCTCTCCTTCAGAGACTGCACTCTGAGCCTTGGTTGAAGATTCCTCCATCATTGCTCCACCAACACAAAGTGTCTTCTCTACAAGAGGAGCTGCAGGATATAACTCCTGAAGAAGAACTATCCCTTAAAATGAATGGTTTAGTATATTCAAAGCGATATTTCACTCGACATCAGAGCATTGATGTAAAAGATACCGCTCACCTTCTAAAAACCTTTGACTCCTCTGGCCCTAGAAAGCTCTCATATGATGAAATACATTCACAAACACTTTACCCTGATGGAACACCAAGCAAGTCCGAGATCCCTGTTGACCAAGATCCCGATTCAGGGCACACAATGTCTGTCTCAAGCTTAAAGAGCATAGTTCAAAGAAGAAATTTAGGTGCAAACCATTATAGCTCTGATTCCCAACTCACAAGAAATCATGGTCTGGCTACAACTGAGGACAGTAAATCTCttttggaaaaaaagaaaatgttttcTCCACCGTCCTTGCTGTCTGGCTCCAGAGAATCTCTAGAAAATGTGTCTGTTACAGCGCTAAGTAGAAGGAACCATGCTCTTCTGGAGAGGCGTGGATCTGGTGCTTTACTTTTAGATCACATAAGCCAAACTAGACCAGGCTTCCTTCCACCATTGAATGTGAACCCCCATCCACCGATTCCCGACATCAGCTGCCATAGTAAAGTATCCAATGTTATTTTCCCAGCCTCTTGCGCAAAGCCCCTGGTTCCTTCTGCTCCACTCTTTCCAAAAGAGTCGAAAAGCAAAAAAATGCTTCTCAGGAGACATTCGATGCACACAGAACAGATTAAACAACTTGTAAACTTTGAAGAGATTCTTGGCTAA